A single region of the Psychrobacter alimentarius genome encodes:
- a CDS encoding methyltransferase domain-containing protein, which yields MMEPPTSWSDLSARKQTIARHFAQANTYDQHAYIQQHICQDLLARIAHRSQDSVLEVGAGTGQMTQLLATALQSKRWIINELCAKQTAHLHSILPTAQLRIGDAETMDLDANHSLIISANAIQWFDDPLRFISQSSMRLKTGGQLLLSTFTANNFLQIKSLTGQGLHYPNITAWQAALHDHGFDQIQLSTQRFDIPFAKPYEVLKHMKVTGVSTNQTQLLRAGEESEATPFTWTKARLQQFEREYWQKFSGQDDHGQPCVYLTYEALIINAYQP from the coding sequence ATGATGGAACCCCCTACTTCTTGGTCTGATTTGAGCGCCCGAAAGCAGACTATCGCTCGTCATTTTGCACAAGCCAATACCTACGATCAGCATGCTTATATTCAACAGCATATTTGCCAAGACCTACTGGCTCGTATCGCGCATCGGTCTCAAGACAGTGTGCTTGAGGTAGGCGCAGGTACAGGACAAATGACTCAGTTATTAGCGACAGCGTTACAAAGTAAACGTTGGATCATTAACGAGCTGTGCGCAAAGCAAACTGCCCATTTGCATTCCATATTGCCCACAGCTCAGCTGCGTATTGGTGATGCTGAAACCATGGATTTGGATGCAAACCATAGCTTAATTATCAGTGCCAATGCCATACAGTGGTTTGATGATCCTCTGCGTTTTATATCGCAATCTTCTATGCGGCTAAAAACAGGCGGCCAGCTATTACTGAGTACCTTTACCGCCAATAATTTTTTGCAGATTAAATCCCTTACTGGTCAAGGACTGCATTATCCAAATATCACAGCGTGGCAAGCCGCATTGCATGACCATGGATTCGATCAGATTCAGCTATCGACGCAGCGCTTTGATATACCGTTTGCCAAGCCCTATGAGGTGCTCAAGCATATGAAAGTGACTGGTGTATCAACCAATCAAACGCAATTACTGAGAGCAGGAGAAGAATCAGAAGCAACGCCTTTTACATGGACGAAAGCACGTTTGCAGCAGTTTGAGCGTGAATACTGGCAGAAGTTTTCGGGGCAAGATGACCACGGGCAGCCTTGCGTCTATCTGACCTATGAGGCATTGATAATCAATGCCTATCAGCCATAA
- the dnaK gene encoding molecular chaperone DnaK, translated as MGKVIGIDLGTTNSCVAVMEGDKVKVIENAEGTRTTPSIVAYKNDETLVGQSAKRQAVTNPNNTLFAIKRLIGRRFDDKVVQKDIGMVPYKIAKADNGDAWVEINGKKLAPPQVSAEILKKMKKTAEDYLGETVTEAVVTVPAYFNDSQRQATKDAGKIAGLDVKRIINEPTAAALAYGMDKKQGDSTVAVYDLGGGTFDISIIEIADVDGEQQFEVLATNGDTFLGGEDFDSALIDYLVDEFKKDQDVNLKGDSLAMQRLKEAAEKAKIELSSAQSTEVNLPYITADSSGPKHLVVTISRSKLESLTEALVQRTMGPCKIALEDAGLKIGDIDDVILVGGQTRMPLVQQNVQEFFGQEPRKDVNPDEAVAAGAAIQGAVLSGDKTDVLLLDVTPLTLGIETMGGVMTPIIEKNTMIPTKKSQVFSTAEDNQPAVTIQVYQGERKIANQNKQLGRFDLTDIPPAPRGLPQIEVTFDINADGIMNISAKDKGTGKAQSIQIKADSGLSDEEVEQMVRDAEANAAEDEKFANLAQVRNEADGRIHAVQKALKEAGDKVTDEEKSTVDTAITELETAAKEDDHDDIKAKLEALDNAFLPISQKIYADSGAGAEGMDPSQFQQGADNAAESNQADDDVVDAEFTEVNDDKK; from the coding sequence ATGGGTAAAGTAATTGGTATTGATTTAGGTACAACTAACTCATGTGTGGCAGTGATGGAAGGTGACAAAGTTAAAGTCATCGAAAACGCTGAAGGCACTCGCACCACCCCATCGATAGTCGCATATAAAAATGATGAAACTTTGGTTGGACAATCAGCCAAGCGTCAAGCGGTCACCAACCCAAACAACACATTGTTTGCGATTAAGCGTTTGATCGGTCGTCGTTTTGATGACAAAGTCGTGCAAAAAGACATCGGCATGGTGCCTTACAAAATCGCCAAAGCAGATAACGGTGATGCATGGGTTGAAATCAACGGCAAAAAATTAGCACCACCACAGGTTTCTGCTGAAATCTTGAAAAAAATGAAAAAAACAGCAGAAGATTATCTTGGTGAAACCGTAACTGAAGCGGTCGTAACAGTACCTGCTTATTTCAACGATTCACAGCGTCAAGCTACTAAAGATGCGGGTAAAATCGCGGGTCTTGATGTAAAACGTATCATCAACGAGCCAACTGCCGCAGCACTTGCTTACGGTATGGATAAAAAGCAAGGTGATAGCACCGTTGCTGTTTATGACTTGGGCGGTGGTACTTTTGATATCTCAATCATTGAAATCGCTGACGTAGATGGCGAGCAGCAGTTTGAAGTACTTGCAACCAACGGTGACACATTCCTTGGTGGTGAAGATTTTGACTCAGCATTGATTGATTATCTAGTTGATGAGTTCAAAAAAGACCAAGACGTCAACCTAAAAGGTGACTCTTTGGCAATGCAGCGTCTAAAAGAAGCCGCAGAAAAAGCAAAAATTGAGCTATCAAGCGCGCAAAGCACGGAAGTAAACTTACCTTACATTACTGCTGACAGCAGTGGTCCTAAGCACTTGGTGGTAACAATCAGCCGCTCAAAACTAGAAAGCTTAACTGAAGCATTGGTACAGCGCACCATGGGTCCTTGTAAAATTGCCCTTGAAGATGCTGGTCTAAAAATCGGCGATATCGATGACGTCATCTTAGTTGGTGGTCAAACTCGTATGCCGCTTGTACAGCAAAACGTACAAGAGTTCTTCGGTCAAGAGCCACGCAAAGACGTGAACCCTGACGAAGCAGTGGCAGCTGGTGCAGCGATTCAAGGCGCGGTACTGTCTGGTGACAAAACTGACGTATTGCTACTTGATGTGACGCCATTGACGCTTGGTATTGAAACAATGGGTGGTGTAATGACACCAATCATTGAGAAAAACACCATGATTCCGACTAAGAAATCACAGGTATTCTCAACAGCAGAAGACAACCAGCCAGCGGTAACGATTCAGGTGTATCAAGGTGAGCGTAAAATCGCTAACCAAAACAAACAGCTTGGTCGTTTTGATTTGACGGACATTCCACCAGCACCACGTGGTCTACCGCAGATCGAAGTTACTTTTGACATCAACGCTGATGGCATCATGAACATCTCAGCGAAAGACAAAGGTACTGGTAAAGCGCAAAGCATCCAGATCAAAGCAGACTCTGGTTTGTCAGATGAAGAAGTCGAACAAATGGTTCGTGACGCTGAGGCCAACGCAGCTGAAGATGAAAAATTTGCGAATCTTGCGCAAGTGCGTAACGAAGCAGATGGTCGTATCCATGCGGTACAAAAAGCGTTGAAAGAAGCAGGCGACAAAGTGACTGACGAAGAAAAATCAACCGTCGATACTGCGATCACTGAACTTGAAACAGCGGCTAAAGAAGATGATCATGATGACATCAAAGCCAAGCTTGAAGCATTAGACAATGCTTTCTTACCAATCAGCCAAAAGATTTATGCTGATAGTGGTGCAGGCGCAGAAGGTATGGATCCAAGCCAGTTCCAACAAGGTGCGGATAATGCAGCAGAAAGCAACCAAGCTGACGATGACGTCGTTGATGCTGAGTTCACTGAAGTAAATGACGATAAGAAATAA
- the grpE gene encoding nucleotide exchange factor GrpE, translated as MSEQKTNHESPEQNVAHDNIEHSDSILEETMKEFDPRNNSDEDLTVHSEIDLDTFKARIAELEGEVKQAKEGTARANAEAYNAQKRMEQEADKSKKFALQKFAKELLEIVDNLERAMENADANDPVAEGVQLTHKALVAVLNKNGVEAVDPQGEKFNADLHEAVGIDADAEADTVGTVLQKGYSLNGRLLRPAMVRVGQ; from the coding sequence ATGAGCGAGCAAAAGACCAACCACGAATCCCCAGAGCAAAATGTGGCGCATGATAATATTGAGCACAGTGATAGTATTTTAGAAGAGACCATGAAAGAGTTTGATCCAAGAAATAACTCAGATGAAGATCTGACTGTCCACAGTGAGATCGATCTAGACACATTCAAAGCTCGCATTGCTGAATTAGAAGGCGAAGTAAAGCAGGCCAAAGAAGGCACTGCTCGCGCCAATGCCGAGGCTTATAATGCGCAAAAGCGTATGGAACAAGAAGCCGATAAAAGCAAAAAATTTGCGCTACAAAAATTCGCGAAAGAATTATTAGAAATCGTCGATAACTTAGAGCGTGCGATGGAAAATGCAGATGCCAACGATCCAGTGGCTGAAGGTGTTCAACTAACGCATAAAGCGCTTGTCGCCGTCCTCAACAAAAACGGTGTAGAAGCCGTGGATCCACAAGGCGAAAAATTCAACGCGGACTTGCATGAAGCGGTGGGTATTGATGCCGACGCCGAAGCAGACACCGTCGGGACTGTATTGCAAAAAGGCTACAGCTTGAACGGTCGTCTCTTGCGCCCAGCAATGGTACGTGTCGGACAATAA
- a CDS encoding alpha/beta hydrolase, producing MFKSKESSVNSLLNKALTTLKLATSAQMESDLENTRIYAKPLTIKEKILRYKPLTSCQTHTLHHAMKGLGYLPAPVLENLTSYLGGPTAEQYPHANAHLRLILAVNRKLKTPLDLMPMQELREKFATDAVAMQAPKVWKQASDTMLSNIKRNNIKPFTKKGQTLVRWEDKVIADADEGDMTIRCYQASKRSSRIGLKKRHITNPDETVMLFLHGGGFCIGDIDTHHEFCHTVCERTGWSIVSVDYRLAPENPTPAALRDCITAYAWLAENCHTLNALPSRIVLAGDSAGGGLATLMAQQLTAPLQNAWLDLGIDGQKMFELLKRLPKPLAQMPIYPVTDIETDYPSWELYGDGLLLDHADVAVFGEACFKNSPLPRIHVLNSPMLGDNSKVCPTYVIVAELDVLRDEAIAYAEQINRYGILVKTHTVLGAPHGFIHLMSIHHGLGQETNDIIDGFVHFVHDLLSTNVQLAA from the coding sequence ATGTTCAAATCAAAAGAATCGTCAGTCAACAGTCTATTGAATAAGGCATTGACCACGCTAAAACTTGCGACGAGCGCTCAAATGGAGAGCGATCTAGAAAACACTCGTATTTATGCAAAGCCCCTGACTATTAAAGAAAAAATATTGAGATACAAACCACTAACCAGTTGCCAGACTCATACATTGCATCATGCTATGAAAGGGTTAGGCTATCTGCCTGCGCCCGTACTTGAAAATTTAACGAGCTATCTAGGAGGGCCTACAGCAGAGCAATATCCGCATGCCAATGCTCATCTTCGTCTGATTCTCGCTGTCAATCGCAAGCTTAAAACCCCACTTGATCTCATGCCGATGCAGGAACTACGTGAAAAATTTGCGACCGATGCTGTCGCTATGCAAGCGCCAAAAGTATGGAAACAAGCCAGCGATACCATGCTAAGCAATATCAAGCGCAACAACATTAAGCCTTTCACTAAAAAAGGGCAAACGCTGGTTCGATGGGAAGATAAGGTTATTGCTGATGCGGACGAAGGCGATATGACGATTCGTTGCTATCAAGCGAGCAAGCGCTCTAGTAGAATTGGTCTAAAAAAACGTCATATTACCAATCCTGATGAAACCGTCATGTTATTTTTGCATGGCGGTGGTTTTTGTATTGGTGATATCGATACCCATCATGAGTTTTGCCATACCGTTTGTGAGCGTACTGGATGGTCAATCGTCAGCGTGGATTATCGCTTAGCACCTGAGAACCCTACTCCAGCGGCGCTCAGAGATTGTATTACTGCCTACGCTTGGCTCGCTGAGAATTGCCATACGTTAAATGCTTTACCATCACGGATTGTCTTAGCAGGTGATAGTGCGGGTGGTGGATTGGCTACCTTAATGGCACAGCAGCTGACCGCGCCATTACAAAACGCTTGGCTAGACTTAGGTATCGACGGTCAAAAGATGTTTGAGTTATTAAAGCGTTTGCCCAAGCCACTGGCACAAATGCCTATATACCCTGTCACCGATATTGAGACTGATTATCCAAGTTGGGAGTTGTATGGTGATGGCTTATTATTGGATCATGCCGATGTGGCAGTATTTGGTGAGGCTTGTTTTAAGAACAGTCCATTGCCTCGTATCCATGTTCTCAACTCTCCTATGCTTGGTGACAACAGCAAAGTATGCCCCACGTATGTCATCGTTGCCGAATTGGATGTGTTGCGCGACGAAGCCATTGCTTATGCCGAGCAAATAAACCGTTATGGTATCCTCGTTAAAACACATACTGTCCTTGGGGCACCGCATGGTTTTATTCATCTCATGAGCATTCATCATGGTTTGGGGCAAGAAACAAACGATATCATCGATGGCTTTGTACACTTCGTACACGATCTTTTGAGTACGAATGTCCAGTTAGCCGCGTAG
- a CDS encoding metallophosphoesterase, which produces MRYVFFITIFALLQLFSLGTALSLQWWLQPWEIGNLPTIVWIVIFVITNGLLLLSVKRVFANSYRWISGWMLVMHFVLLTALLTSILYGGYWLIASFMGDGINVSAVIDEDLRALALAIFLGLFAYALYSAYVPVVRKVTITIDKVLPKTLRIAVASDLHLGKLFGSGAIDRLQHLLMQNNADILLMPGDIMDDNTDAFVDHKMAVNLKMLCDSLPYGVYATLGNHDLYGHEQPISEALKNAGVKLLNDDVVSIEHEGTPIWLVGRFDNHKHQRVATTALLAHVDTEQPIVLLDHRPSDIQAHSQLPIDLQVSGHTHNGQIFPANFIVSAINRLGYGYEAIGKGHFVVSSGYGFWGIPFRLGSRSEIWLISLVGNKDNQKID; this is translated from the coding sequence ATGCGCTATGTTTTTTTTATCACCATTTTTGCGCTATTGCAGCTGTTTAGCCTTGGTACGGCTTTAAGCTTGCAATGGTGGCTACAGCCTTGGGAGATAGGAAACTTACCAACCATCGTGTGGATCGTTATATTTGTTATTACGAATGGCTTGCTACTATTAAGTGTCAAAAGAGTTTTTGCCAATAGCTATCGCTGGATAAGCGGCTGGATGTTGGTCATGCATTTTGTGCTATTGACGGCTTTGCTGACGAGCATATTATACGGTGGATATTGGCTCATAGCCTCATTTATGGGAGATGGGATAAATGTATCTGCTGTAATCGATGAAGACTTACGAGCGTTGGCTTTAGCTATATTTTTAGGATTGTTTGCTTATGCGTTATACAGTGCTTACGTTCCTGTTGTACGTAAAGTGACGATCACTATAGATAAAGTGCTGCCCAAAACCTTGAGGATTGCGGTAGCCAGTGATTTACACTTAGGAAAGCTGTTTGGTAGTGGGGCGATAGATAGGCTACAACATCTTCTTATGCAGAATAACGCCGATATACTGCTGATGCCTGGTGACATCATGGACGACAACACAGACGCGTTTGTTGACCATAAGATGGCCGTTAATTTAAAAATGCTCTGTGATAGTTTGCCATATGGAGTTTATGCCACGCTAGGCAATCATGATTTGTATGGTCATGAGCAGCCAATCAGCGAGGCATTAAAAAATGCAGGGGTCAAGTTACTAAATGATGATGTCGTGAGCATAGAGCACGAAGGCACCCCGATTTGGCTAGTTGGTCGTTTTGACAATCATAAACATCAGCGCGTGGCGACGACTGCATTACTGGCGCACGTAGATACCGAACAACCGATTGTATTGCTTGATCATCGACCAAGCGATATTCAGGCGCACAGTCAGTTGCCAATTGATTTGCAAGTATCTGGACATACTCATAATGGACAAATCTTTCCTGCCAACTTTATCGTCAGTGCCATCAATCGTTTGGGTTACGGGTATGAAGCCATTGGCAAAGGTCATTTCGTGGTGTCCTCTGGTTACGGCTTCTGGGGTATTCCTTTTCGCTTGGGTTCACGTTCTGAGATTTGGCTCATCAGCTTGGTTGGCAATAAAGATAATCAAAAAATTGATTGA
- a CDS encoding epimerase, producing MNILISGGSGFLGSAFSKEITQRYQGMNKDLQITWLTRDSRQAHPDNIDLMTYDKLATSDKTFDVILNLAGAGIADKRWSDDRKEALLASRIKPTESLLAYIASTGHKPKLLISGSAIGWYGTQGDKPLTESSGFETDFAHKLCDEWEKLAVRATTYGVPVAIVRTGVVIHPDGGMLGKLLAPFKMGVGGQLANGKQVMSWISREDWVGAAIFIIEQHLANQTNNQQSVSNDDNALEIDNNTPVTIYNLTAPNPVTNHTFTKTLGSHLHRPTFFTLPEALLKLMFGEMSTLLIDGQKVLPQALLDAGYEFKQPTLRQALEEQKV from the coding sequence ATGAATATTTTAATCAGCGGTGGCTCAGGATTTTTAGGAAGTGCGTTTAGTAAAGAGATCACGCAACGTTATCAGGGCATGAATAAAGATTTACAGATCACTTGGCTGACGCGTGACAGCAGACAAGCGCATCCTGATAATATTGATCTGATGACTTACGATAAGCTTGCAACGTCCGACAAGACTTTCGATGTCATATTAAATTTGGCGGGCGCAGGTATTGCAGATAAACGCTGGAGCGATGACCGTAAAGAAGCGCTGCTTGCCAGTCGAATCAAACCTACTGAATCTCTACTTGCTTACATTGCCAGCACTGGGCACAAACCCAAATTATTGATCAGTGGTTCAGCGATTGGCTGGTATGGTACTCAAGGAGATAAACCTTTAACTGAAAGTAGTGGGTTTGAGACAGACTTTGCTCACAAACTGTGTGATGAGTGGGAAAAACTGGCAGTGAGAGCGACTACCTATGGGGTGCCAGTCGCTATTGTTCGTACAGGTGTGGTTATACATCCCGACGGCGGTATGCTTGGTAAGCTTTTGGCCCCCTTTAAAATGGGTGTTGGCGGACAACTGGCGAATGGTAAACAAGTCATGAGCTGGATAAGCCGTGAAGATTGGGTAGGGGCGGCGATATTTATTATAGAGCAACATCTTGCCAACCAGACCAATAATCAACAAAGTGTATCGAATGATGACAATGCGCTAGAAATTGACAATAACACACCAGTGACGATCTATAACCTGACGGCCCCCAATCCAGTGACCAATCATACGTTTACCAAAACGCTGGGTTCTCACTTACATCGTCCTACCTTTTTCACTTTGCCAGAGGCGTTACTCAAGCTGATGTTTGGGGAGATGTCGACACTGCTTATTGATGGACAAAAAGTATTGCCACAAGCGTTACTTGATGCAGGATATGAATTCAAGCAGCCAACCCTTCGTCAAGCATTGGAAGAACAAAAAGTATGA